Part of the Virgibacillus necropolis genome, AACTCAAGCCGAGCCCCCAGAGGCAATTGTGGCGTTAAATGATAGGGTTTTATTTGAAATTCTAACGTATGCAAAAAAACAACAACTTACTATTCCAAAAGATTTAGCGCTAATAGGTATTGATGATGTTTCGTATGCAAGCATTTATAGTCCGGCACTTACAACGATTGCACAACCAGCATTTCAAATGGGGGAGAAAGCAGCTGAATTGTTATTAAGTAGAATCAGGAATAAAAGTAATGAGGGTATATTGGATGTATATAGGTTTGAACCGAACCTAATTAAACGAGAATCATGTTAGACCAATAAGATATTTATTTAGGAGGAATTTCTAGTGAAAACTATTACAGATACAGTTGTTAAAGAAATAACAGAAGTGTTAGAGAAAGTAGATTCTGATCAAGCGGTGGTTTTTGCAAATGAACTTCAACATGCGAAACGAATTTTCATTGCTGGAACTGGGCGTTCTGGCGCAATAGGGAAAATGCTAGCGATGCGGTTAATGCATATGGATTTTACTGTATATGTTGTGGGGGAATCCATAACGCCGAGTATTGAATCAAGCGACTTATTACTTATTATTTCCGGTTCAGGCAATACGGCTTCATTAAAAGAATACGCGAAAAAAGCAAAAGAAATTGATACGAGGATTGCTTTAGTTACAACGAATGAAGATTCACCGATTGGAAAGCTAAGTGATTGTTCCTTACGAATTCCTGCAGCAACAAAGAACAGACATGAATCGGAACCAGATACTATCCAACCGCTCGGAAGTCAATTTGATCAATCCGTGCACTTGCTTTTGGATGGAATTGTCGTCTATCTTTTGCAACAGCAAGCCGAACAAAGGGACAATTCAAGCTTATTTCAAAAGCACGCAAATTTGGAATAGAGAAGAGGTACACATGATGACACCAATAGAAATGATTAAGACGAATAAAATAGTGGCGGTCATTCGTCATGCAGATGAACATAATATAGTACCGATACTTGAGGCTTTATCCAAAGGTGGAGTGAAGGTGGTTGAAATAACTGCTGAGACTGCAAACGTTGGTAACGTAATAGAAGCTGCCGTCAATCATGTGCATGAAGAAGTATGTATAGGAGCGGGTACGGTTCTGGATCCAGAGACTGCTAAGGCAGTTTTGCTGGCGGGCGCTGAATTTATTGTTTCCCCTACATTGAATACAGATACGTTAAAATTAACAAATCGGTACGGGGTGTTAAATATTCCTGGAGTTTTATCGCCCACGGAAATTCTGACTGCCTATGAGCACGGGGCAAAAATGGTGAAGATTTTTCCAGCAGATACATTTGGGCCGGGCTATATTAAAAACATTTTAGGGCCACTACCACATGTACAGGCAATGGTAACTGGGGGTATTACGCTAGAAAA contains:
- a CDS encoding bifunctional 4-hydroxy-2-oxoglutarate aldolase/2-dehydro-3-deoxy-phosphogluconate aldolase, whose protein sequence is MMTPIEMIKTNKIVAVIRHADEHNIVPILEALSKGGVKVVEITAETANVGNVIEAAVNHVHEEVCIGAGTVLDPETAKAVLLAGAEFIVSPTLNTDTLKLTNRYGVLNIPGVLSPTEILTAYEHGAKMVKIFPADTFGPGYIKNILGPLPHVQAMVTGGITLENMNEYLDKGSVAVGIGSNLVNAKMLETEKDYRQLTINAEHYVAKLNERKKS
- the hxlB gene encoding 6-phospho-3-hexuloisomerase — encoded protein: MKTITDTVVKEITEVLEKVDSDQAVVFANELQHAKRIFIAGTGRSGAIGKMLAMRLMHMDFTVYVVGESITPSIESSDLLLIISGSGNTASLKEYAKKAKEIDTRIALVTTNEDSPIGKLSDCSLRIPAATKNRHESEPDTIQPLGSQFDQSVHLLLDGIVVYLLQQQAEQRDNSSLFQKHANLE